Proteins encoded in a region of the Halostella limicola genome:
- a CDS encoding 30S ribosomal protein S19e: MTTLYDVPADALIEALADELEDRVEEPEWGQFAKTGVSRELPPEQEDFYATRAASLLRKVATDGPVGIERLATEYGGSKSGSNRYQVSPAKRTDGSRNVIRTILQDLEEEDLVETADGEGRRITAEGRSLLDDTAGEVLEGLDRPELERYA, encoded by the coding sequence ATGACAACGCTGTACGACGTGCCGGCGGACGCGCTCATCGAGGCGCTCGCCGACGAGCTCGAGGATCGAGTCGAGGAACCCGAGTGGGGTCAGTTCGCCAAGACCGGCGTGAGCCGCGAACTCCCGCCCGAGCAGGAGGACTTCTACGCGACCCGCGCCGCGAGCCTCCTGCGCAAGGTGGCGACCGACGGCCCGGTCGGCATCGAGCGCCTCGCGACCGAGTACGGCGGCTCGAAGTCCGGTTCGAACCGCTACCAGGTCTCCCCCGCAAAGCGCACCGACGGGAGCCGCAACGTCATCCGCACCATCCTGCAGGACCTCGAGGAGGAGGACCTCGTCGAGACCGCGGACGGCGAGGGCCGCCGCATCACCGCCGAGGGCCGCAGCCTGCTCGACGACACCGCCGGCGAAGTGCTCGAGGGCCTCGACCGCCCCGAGCTCGAACGGTACGCGTAA